The Urocitellus parryii isolate mUroPar1 chromosome 6, mUroPar1.hap1, whole genome shotgun sequence genome includes a window with the following:
- the Ghrh gene encoding somatoliberin, with protein sequence MPLWVFFFVILTLSIGSHCSPSPSLPLRMRRYADAIFTNSYRKVLGQLSARKLLQDIMSRQQGERNQEQGARVRLGRQVDSMWADQKQTALESILVALLQKHRRP encoded by the exons ATGCCACTCTGGGTGTTCTTCTTTGTGATCCTTACCCTCAGCATCGGCTCCCACTGCTCCCCGTCTCCCTCTCTGCCCCTCAG GATGCGGCGGTATGCAGATGCCATCTTCACCAACAGTTACCGGAAGGTTCTGGGCCAGCTGTCTGCCCGCAAGCTGCTGCAGGACATCATGAGCAGGCAGCAGGG agagaggaaccaggAGCAAGGAGCCAGGGTTCGGCTCGGCCGCCAGGTGGACAGCATGTGGGCAGACCAAAAGCAGACAGCACTGGAGAGCATTCTGGTGGCCCTGCTCCAGAAGCACAG ACGGCCCTAA